AGGAGAGGCCGCTGGCGTCCTGAGCGCGGACGGCGTAGTTGACCGCGTTGCCGCAGAGCAGGAGCGCCAGGTCGGCCCCGGCGCCCTTCATGACGTGGGTAATCCAGACCACTGGATCGTCTTGCTCTTCGATGGTGCAGCGGTAACCCGCGTCGAGCACCTGAAGGACTTTCTTGGGCATGATTCCTCCCTGCGCGCCTACTTGGCGCCCATGACCAGAGTGCAGTCGGAGTTCTCCGCCGCCTTCCACAGGTCGGCAGGCGAGCCGCGCCGCGTCCCGGGCACGGCCTCGGCCACGCCCCGTTCGTCCACGCAGAGCCCGCAGTTGATCCAGTCCAGCTTGCCGCCATGAGCCTGAGTGGTCTCGATGAGAGCCGCCACCCATTCCCGCGGTAGCGGGTGGTCTTCCTCTTGCAGATCACGGCCGTGCACCGCGTTGGCGTGCCCCACCTGCTTGGCGAAAGCGAGCCCCACGGCACCCTCGTAGGCGAACACGTTGATGTCGTAGCCGCGACGCGCCGCGATGTCCAGGAGCCGCATCGCCGTCACCGTCCGCGCGTTCTCGAAGGGCGCGTCCATGATGGCGAAGGTGAGAGTTTTCTTGCCAGCCATGGTGTCTCCTCAGTTCCAGAGAACCTTGCGGCCCTCGCTCATGTGATCGATGACGACATCCAGATCGGCGACCGCGATCCCTGCCGCCAGTCGCTCCTTCCCAATGCCGCGCTCGCGCAGCGAGAAGGAATCAGCCACCACCGCGACGCCAGCACCGGACAGCTTGGCGTAGGCGCCGGTGGCGGCGCCCTTCCGGGCCCCGAACACGGCGTTCTGCACCAAGAACAGCGTCACCTCGTTGCCCTCGCGCCGCAGGTCGCCCGCCAGCAGGCAATACTTTTCCCCCTCGCGGGATTCGAGCGGGTCGCGCGAAGCGATCAGCGTGTACTTCGCCATCTCACCCTCCTCGGGCTTGGTTTTCGTGTCTGCCGCATGGGATGCCGCGTTCCCTCTGTCCGTACTGGCGTCCGTGACGCCGCCGGCTCGAAGAGGAGCCCCGCCGCCTCTCGACCGACTGGCCGAGGCGACAACGGGTCAGAGACACGATGAAGATCTCAGCACTGCCCATCCTATCGAAGGAATGCCGGCGAAGCAAGGAAGGCGAGACGGGTACCGCTTGCCGGCACCCCAGCCGAGAAGCTCACCGCTGGGAGCGGACGACTCTCCCCTCCTGGAGGACGAGTGCGACCTGCCGCAGCGCTGCGATGTCCTGGAGCGGGTCGCCGCGTACGGCCACCAAGTCGGCGCGGAAACCGGGAGCGATGCGACCACACTCCTCGCCGAGGCCGAGCACCGCGGCAGCGCCGCTCGTGGCGGCGCGGAGCGCCTGCATCCGGGACATGCCGTAGGCCACCATCAGCTCGAGCTCGCGCACGTTGTCACCGTGAGCGAAGACGCCGGCGTCGCTGCCGCAAGCGATGGCGGTCCCTGCCTCCAGAGCGCGCGCGAAAGCAGCGCGCGAGTGGCGCAGGACTTCCGGTTCGGGATCGCCGGGCTTCCAGCCGGCGTAGCGCGCCGTGGCTTCGTACGCCGCCAGGGTCGGGCACAACACCACACCGTGACTGCGCATGAGGCGCAGCACCTTGGTGGAAACTTCCAAGCCGTGCTCGATGCTGCGCACTCCGGCTTCGACACAACGTTCGATCGCCTCGTCCGTGACCGCGTGAGCCGCTACCGGCAACGCCGCCGCGCGGGCCTCGTCGACCGCGGCCCGCAGCTCCTCCAGTGTGAGCGTCGGCCTCGCGCCGGCCCCGCGGGTGCGTGGGTAATCGGCGTAGACCTTGATCCAGTCGGCTCCGGCGGCGATTTGCGCCCGCACCGCGGCGCGCATGCCGTCAGCGCCGTTCACTTCCTGCGCCCCTTGCGGCACGTCCCAGCGCCGATCGAAAGCGCTCGGCCCGTAGCAATCCACCGCCACGATGGCGCGGGTGACGACGAAGAGTCGGGGCCCCGGAATGAGTCGAGCGGCAATGGCATCGCGCAGCGCCACGTCGGCGAAGCCGGCGCCCTCGGTGCCGAGGTCGCGGATCGTGGTCCAGCCCGCTTCGAGCGTCCGCCGTGCCGCCACGCTGGCCCGCAGGGTGCGAAACTCCAGCGCCTCCTTCAGAACTTGGTCGTCCCAGAGGGCTTCGTTGTAAGGGTGCAGCAACAGGTGCGTGTGCAGATCGATGAGACCAGGAACGAGGTACAGGCCCTCGAGGTCGATGCTGCTGTCGGCCGGCACTGCCTGGGCTTCGGGCAGCACGGCGCGGATGCGACCGGCCTCCAGCACCACCACGCGCCCGTCGAGCCAGCGTCCCCCTTCCGCATCGAGGACGCGTCCACCCCGGAGGAGGAGCGTGGCCGCGCCCGCGCCCGGGGCGCCGAGCAGCAACCATAGAAAGGCGAAGAAAACCGGCGCTCGCATGCGTACTCCCGGGGCATCGGTGGCAAGCGGCAACGACCGCCGCCGCGTCACGGAACCTGTCGTTGCCGGTGTGGCGCGAGCACTGTAGGCCAAGTGGGCGGCGCGGCTCAAGGTTGCCGGAGCGGGGCGGCGTCACGGAGTCCCGGCCCGAGCTCGGCTGACGAACGTGTAGGATCCACGGATTGCCCTCTGCTGCGGGTCGAGGGACTTCCAGAACAACCGGAGGAAGTGGATGCGCCCCGAGTCCCCACGCATTCCCTGGCTCGTGGTCGTCGCCTACGCCGGGATGTGCCTGATCTGGAGCAGCACTTGGACGGTGATCAAGTTCGGCTTGCGCGGTGCCCCGCCGCTCACCGCGGTCAGCGTTCGCTTCGTCATCGCCGCCCTGTTGCTCGCGCTCGTCCTCCTGGCGCGGCGCCTGCGGCTCCCTGAGGTACGGCGCTTCTGGTGGCTCAGCCTCACGCTCGGCATCACCCAGGTCGCCATCCCGTACATCCTGGTCTACTGCGCCGAGCAGCGCATCTCATCCGGCCTCACGGCGGTGCTCTACAGCACCATGCCGCTCGTCGTCGCCCTCCTCGCCCGAGTTTTCCTCGGCGATCGCCTGACCACGGCGAAGCTGGTGGGGATCGCCGCTGGCATCGGTGGCGTCGTCCTCATCTTCTCCGACAACCTGCATGCCGAGAGCGGCATCGGGGTGGGCGCCGTGCTGGTGAGCGTCCTCTTCGCCAGCTCCTCTTCCGTCCTCACCAAACGCCACGGTACGACCTACGACCCGCAGGTGCTGCTGCTCCCGACCTTTCTCGTCGGTGGACTGGTCACCCTCGCTCTCGCGGCGCCTCTGGAGCGGAGCGACCCGCGCCGTTACGACGGTCTCACCTGGATGACGATCCTCTATCTCGCCGTGGTGGGCTCGGTGC
The DNA window shown above is from Candidatus Krumholzibacteriia bacterium and carries:
- a CDS encoding DsrE family protein; the encoded protein is MAKYTLIASRDPLESREGEKYCLLAGDLRREGNEVTLFLVQNAVFGARKGAATGAYAKLSGAGVAVVADSFSLRERGIGKERLAAGIAVADLDVVIDHMSEGRKVLWN
- a CDS encoding DsrE family protein, translating into MAGKKTLTFAIMDAPFENARTVTAMRLLDIAARRGYDINVFAYEGAVGLAFAKQVGHANAVHGRDLQEEDHPLPREWVAALIETTQAHGGKLDWINCGLCVDERGVAEAVPGTRRGSPADLWKAAENSDCTLVMGAK
- a CDS encoding EamA family transporter; amino-acid sequence: MRPESPRIPWLVVVAYAGMCLIWSSTWTVIKFGLRGAPPLTAVSVRFVIAALLLALVLLARRLRLPEVRRFWWLSLTLGITQVAIPYILVYCAEQRISSGLTAVLYSTMPLVVALLARVFLGDRLTTAKLVGIAAGIGGVVLIFSDNLHAESGIGVGAVLVSVLFASSSSVLTKRHGTTYDPQVLLLPTFLVGGLVTLALAAPLERSDPRRYDGLTWMTILYLAVVGSVLAFSLYLWVLRRVEVTVVSYQTFVIPILATLLGWLLLDETITARTGLGAALILTGIAVATVHASRGFPQRRSGAEPSARESSPPRAKSR
- a CDS encoding amidohydrolase family protein; translated protein: MRAPVFFAFLWLLLGAPGAGAATLLLRGGRVLDAEGGRWLDGRVVVLEAGRIRAVLPEAQAVPADSSIDLEGLYLVPGLIDLHTHLLLHPYNEALWDDQVLKEALEFRTLRASVAARRTLEAGWTTIRDLGTEGAGFADVALRDAIAARLIPGPRLFVVTRAIVAVDCYGPSAFDRRWDVPQGAQEVNGADGMRAAVRAQIAAGADWIKVYADYPRTRGAGARPTLTLEELRAAVDEARAAALPVAAHAVTDEAIERCVEAGVRSIEHGLEVSTKVLRLMRSHGVVLCPTLAAYEATARYAGWKPGDPEPEVLRHSRAAFARALEAGTAIACGSDAGVFAHGDNVRELELMVAYGMSRMQALRAATSGAAAVLGLGEECGRIAPGFRADLVAVRGDPLQDIAALRQVALVLQEGRVVRSQR